The Streptomyces noursei ATCC 11455 sequence ACGTGGACAAGTTCCACGCCGGTGTCGCCGAGCTGTCCACCCTCCTGGCCCGCCACAGCGGCGTCGGCCTGGAGGAGCTGACCCCTTATCTCTACGTCCACTACGAGGACCGGGCGGTCCACCACCTCCTCTCGGTGGCCTGCGGCCTGGACTCCATGGTCGTCGGCGAGGGCCAGATCCTCGGCCAGATCAAGGACGCACTGGCGGTCGCCCAGGAGCAGCACACCGCCGGGCGACTGCTCAACGACCTCTTCCAGCAGGCCCTGCGGGTCGGCAAGCGCGCGCACAGCGAGACCGGGATCGACAAGGCCGGCCAGTCGCTGGTCACCTTCGGCCTGGAGCAGCTGGCCGCGGTCCCGGACGTCGCCGCCTGGGCGCGGGGGAAGCGGGCGCTGGTGATCGGCGCCGGCTCGATGTCCTCGCTGGCCGCGACCACGCTCGTCCGCAACGGTGTCGGCGAACTGGCCGTCGCCAACCGGACGGTGGCGCGCGCCGAGCGGCTGGTGCGCACGCTCGCAGAGCAATACGGCACGAGTCTGACCGAGCCGGGCGGGCCGGGCGCGGCCACCGGGCTGACCGCCCGTGCCGTCGCCATGGAGGCCGTCGAGGCGGAGCTGGCCCGGGCCGAGATCGTCATCTCGTGCACCGGCGCGTCCGGGCTGGTGCTCAGCGGCGAGCGGATCGCCGCCTCGCTGGCCGGGCGCGACGACCGGATGTGGCTGCTCGACCTGGCCATGCCGCGCGACATCGACGCCGCGGCGCACCGGATCGACGGGGCCCGCCTGGTCGACATCGAGTCGCTGGCCGAGGCGTCCGCCGACGCCCCGATGGCCGCCGACGTGGACACGGTGCGCGGCATCGTCGCCGAGGAGGTCGCCGCGTTCGGCGCCGCCCAGCGGGCCGCGCACATCACCCCCACCGTGGTCGCCCTGCGCACCATGGCCGCGGACGTCGTCAGCAGCGAGATCGCCCGGCTCGACGGCCGCCTTCCCGACCTCGACGACAAGCAGCGGGCGGAGATCACCCAGACCGTCCGCCGGGTCGTCGACAAGCTCCTGCACGCGCCCACGGTGCGGGTCAAGCAGCTCGCCAGCGAGCCCGGCGGCGCCGGATACGCGGACGCCCTGCGGGAGCTCTTCGACCTCGACCCCCAGACGGTCGCCGCCGTCAGCAGGGCCGACACCCGAGCCGACCAGCACGACGCAGCACGGGAGCGGGCATGACCGACAGCACGATGAGTCCCCTGCGACTGGGCACCCGGCGCAGCAAGCTCGCCATGGCCCAGTCCGGGCAGGTGGCCGAGGCGGTGCGCGACCTGACCGGCCGCCCCGTCGAACTGGTGGAGATCACCACCTACGGCGACACCTCCCGCGAACACCTGGCGCAGATCGGCGGCACCGGCGTCTTCGTCTCGGCGCTGCGCGACGCGCTACTGGCCGGTGAGATCGACTTCGCCGTCCACTCGCTGAAGGACCTGCCGACCGCGCAGCCCGCGGAGCTGGCCCTGGCGGCCATACCCGTGCGCGTGGACCCCCGGGACGCGCTGATCGCGCGGGACGGGCTCACCTTCGAGGAACTCCCCGACGGCGCCCGTGTGGGCACCGGCTCGCCCCGCCGGATGGCACAGCTCAACGCCTGGGCCAGGACGCTGGGCAAGCGCATCGAGACCGTCCCGGTCCGCGGCAATGTCGACACCCGGATCGGCTTCGTCCGGAAGGGCGAGCTGGACGCGGTCGTGCTGGCCGCCGCCGGCCTGACCCGGATCGGTCGGATCGACGAGGCGACGCAGCTGCTGTCGCCCGACGTGGTTTTGCCCGCCCCCGGCCAGGGGGCACTGGCGATCGAGTGTGTCGCGTCCGACGCGCACCTCGTCGCCGCGCTCGCCGAGCTCGACGACCCGGTCACCCGGGCCGCCGTGACCGCCGAGCGTTCCCTGCTCGCCGCCCTGGAGGCCGGCTGTTCCGCCCCCGTGGCGGCACTCGCCGACGTCCAGGCTGGCGAGCAGGCTGTCACCGAAATGCACCTGCGCGGAGTCGTCGGCACGCTCGACGGCAGCACGTTGGTGCAGCTGTCCACCACCGGGCACGTACCTGCCTCTCTTGACGACGAGTCGGTCCCGCTTCGCATGGGCCGGGAACTCGCCGTCGAGATGCTCGCAAAGGGTGCGGCCGGTCTTATGGGGGAGCGAGCACTTTGAACCCCACCGCCCCAAACCACTCCGCCTCCGGTCAGGTCACCTTCCTGGGTGCCGGGCCGGGAGACCCGGGTCTGCTGACGCTGCGCGCCGTGGAAGCGCTGGCCTCCGCGGACGTCCTCATCGCCGACCCGCAGGTCCTGGACGTCGTGCGTGTGCACGCACGCGCACAGGTGGACACTCCACTGCAGGCGTCAGCTGACGAGGCGTCAATCCCCGGCAGTCCCCATGGCGTTTCCGCCCTTAGGGACACCGCCAATCTTGTCATGGCGGCTGCCCGCGCGGGCAAGCGGGTCATCCGTGCGGTGACCGGTGACCCCGGCCTCGACGGCTACGTCGCCGAGGAGATGCTGGCCTGCGCCGCCGAGGGCATCGTCTTCGAGGTGGTCCCCGGCATCGCCGCCGCGGTCGGCGTGCCCGCGTACGCCGGTGTGCCGCTGCGCGACGCCCAGGGCACCGACGTGCGCTTCATCGACGCCCGCAGCGCCGACGACCGCTGCTGGTCCGAGCTGGGCACCAGTGACGCCACCGCGGTGGTCTCCACCAGCTTGGACTCGGTGGCCGCGGCCGCCGGCGAGCTGGTGGCCGCCGGCCGCAAGCCGGACACCCCGATGACCGTCACGGTCGCCGGCACCACCACCCGGCAGCGCACCTGGACCGCCACCCTCGGGAGCGTCGCCCAGGTGCTGAAGGCCGCCAAGGTGCTGCCGTCGCCGGACGGCGGCCAGCCGGTCATAGCCGTGGTCGGCGAGCGCAGCGCCGCGGCGCAGCGGGACCAGCTCTCGTGGTTCGAGAACAAGCCGCTGTTCGGCTGGCGGGTGCTGGTGCCGCGGACCAAGGAGCAGGCCGCGTCGCTCTCCGACCAGCTCGTCTCGTACGGCGCGGTGCCGCACGAGGTCCCGACCATCGCCGTCGAACCGCCGCGCACCCCGCAGCAGATGGAGCGCGCGGTCAAGGGCCTGGTCACCGGCCGCTACGAGTGGATCGCCTTCACCTCGGTCAACGCCGTCAAGGCCGTCCGGGAGAAGTTCGAGGAGTACGGGCTGGACGCCCGGGCGTTCGCCGGGATCAAGGTCGCGGCGGTCGGCGAGCAGACCGCCAAGGCGCTGGTGGCCTTCGGCGTGAAGCCCGACCTGGTGCCGTCCGGCGAGCAGTCCGCGGCCGGGCTGCTGGAGGACTGGCCGCCCTACGACCCGGTCTTCGACCCGATCGACCGCGTCTTCCTGCCGCGCGCCGACATCGCCACCGAGACGCTGGTGGCCGGCCTGATCGAGCTGGGCTGGGAGGTCGACGACGTCACCGCCTACCGGACCGTGCGCGCCTCGCCGCCGCCGGCCGAGACCCGTGAGGCGATCAAGGGCGGCGGCTTCGACGCGGTGCTCTTCACCTCGTCCTCGACCGTGCGGAACCTCGTCGGCATCGCCGGCAAGCCGCACAACGTGACCGTGATCGCGTGCATCGGCCCGGCCACCGCCAAGACGGCCGAGGAGCACGGGCTGCGGGTGGACGTGATGTCGCCCGAGCCGTCGGTCCACAAGCTGGCCGAGGCGCTCGCGGAGTTCGGCGCGGCGCGGCGCGACGCCGCGCTGGAGGCCGGCGACCCGGTGACGCGGCCGAGCGAGCGGCGCCCGGGTGCCCGCCGGAGGCGAGCCACCCCGTAGCCGACCGGGGGCGTCCCTGCGGGGGCGCCCCCGGCTTCGTCTTCCGGCCCGCCCGCGGCCGACGGGGCGTCGGCAAAGGCACGGGCGGGGCGGGCGTAGCGTGGGCGGCATGACGTCTTACGGATCCTTCCCCGGCGCGCGGCCGCGGCGGCTGCGTACCACCCCCGCCATGCGCCGGATGGTCGCCGAGCACCGGCTGCACCCCGCCGATCTGATCCTGCCCGCGTTCGTCCGCGAGGGGGTCGGCGCGCCGGTGCCGATCAGCGCCATGCCGGGCGTCGTCCAGCACACCCGCGACACCCTCCGCAAGGCCGCCGTCGAGGCGGTCGAGGCGGGCGTCGCCGGGATCATGCTCTTCGGTGTGCCCGAGGAGGCCAAGAAGGACGCGGTGGGCAGCGCGGGCACCGACCCGGACGGCATCCTGCAGGTCGCCATCCGGGACGTGCGGGCCGAGGTCGGCGACGACCTGGTGATCATGTCGGACCTCTGCCTGGACGAGTACACCGACCACGGCCACTGCGGTGTCCTGGACGCCGAGGGCCGGGTGGACAACGACGCGACCCTGGAGCGGTACGCCGAGATGGCGCAGGTCCAGGCCGACGCCGGCGTCCACGTCGTGGGCCCCAGCGGCATGATGGACGGCCAGGTCGGCGTCGTCCGGGACGCGCTGGACCAGACCGGCCACGAGGACGTCTCGATCCTGGCCTACACCGCGAAGTACTCCTCGGCGTTCTACGGGCCGTTCCGCGAGGCGGTGGGCTCGTCGCTGAAGGGCGACCGCAAGACCTACCAGCAGGACCCCGCCAACCTCCGTGAGTCGCTGCGCGAGCTGGCGCTCGACCTTCAGGAGGGCGCCGACATGGTGATGGTCAAGCCGGCGCTGCCCTACCTGGACGTGCTGGCGAAGATTGCGGACGCGGTGGACGTGCCGGTCGCCGCGTACCAGATCTCCGGTGAGTACGCGATGGTCGAGGCGGCCGCCGAGAAGGGCTGGATCGACCGCGACAGCGCGATCATGGAGACCCTGACCGGGATCAAGCGGGCCGGCGCCGACATGATCCTCACCTACTGGGCGACCGAGGTGGCGCGGAAGCTCGGCCGGCACTGAGCTGATCGGGCAGGGGGTGGTCCGGCCGGGCCGCCCCCCCCGCCTCACGTTCGACCGTGCGGCAGACCGCCGGCTCTTGAGGACGTCGAACGTCACGGTGTCGCCTGGGCTGGTTCGTCCCCGCCGTCTGACCACGACGTGATCGGCGGCCCCTGTGCGGGCGGTGCGATGCCGGTGTCAGGCGCAGTCGCGGACCGGGTCGTCGTGGCTGATGACGCAGACGATGCGTGCACCACGCCGCGTGCCGTACCGCTGGAGGAGCGCCTCGCGGAACTGCTTCCACTGGCGGCGGGTGTCGGCGACGGCGCCCCGCACCGCCCGGGCGAAGTTCCCCGCGGCCTGGCCGCGTGCCGTGGCGGGAGCGCGGGTCGCGCCCGAGACCGGGTCGATGAATCCCTCGTCCTTGTTGAGGGTGGAGTGCGTGAGGCGCTGAGAACAGGCGCCGACCAGGAGCGAGAAGCAGCCCGTCGTCAGATTCCGCGGGACCGCCGAGGGGAGGGGAGGCCGCGCCGCGCTGAGATCGAGCAGCGGTGAGGGCGCGGAGCGGCCCAGGCCCGGCGGGTCGACCAGGCCGACCGGGCGGGACCGGTCGGTGCGATCCGTCCAGTTGCTGTGCGCGTAGAAGTCCTGGACTCCGTGCAGGGCACGGCCGAACCCCTCCATGGCCTCGCACTTGGCCCGGCCGGGCAGCCCGAGCGTGAAGGTGCAGTCTCTTCGCAGCTCCGTCTCGGAGGCCACCACGCGGCCCCGGGTGTCGAGGGTTCCCTCGGCCGCGGCGAGACCCTGCCGGAACCGCGCCTGCAGGTGGGCTATGCAGGTGCGCAGCGCCGCGGTGGCTCGTTGTCGACTCTGCGGATAGCCCGTCACATCCAGGAAGTCCGCATTGTCGCAATGTGCGGCGGAGCTGAGGAACTCGTCCGAGTCCGGCGCGCCGACGGCGCCGAACGTCCAGCTGTGCCCTGCGAGTTGACCCAGGGAGCGTGGCTCGAAACAGGAACCGTCGGAAGGGACCCCCGGAGCGCAGGCCAGCGCGGCCCGGGTGATCCGCTCGTGCTCGGCGTGCTGCCCGAACGCGTTGACCGTGCCGAAGGCGTCCGCGGGCCGGGCGGTCGCCAGCAGCAGGGCCGGGGTGACCGCTGCCGTTGCCAGGAATGCGGGCAGCCTGCGACCCGTCGTGATACGCCCCCGCACGTGCAGCCCTCATGGTTCAGTGGTTCCGTGTGCCCGCCCCGGGCCGGGGCAAGTCTAGATCGCGCCGTGCGGCCCCGGGTGCCGCCCGCCCCGGGCCGCGCGTGGGGCCTCGTCGCCGAAGGCCGTCCTCAGGCCCCGCGTTCGGCCCTCGGACGGCGGCGCAGCGCATGAAGATCGAGTAGGGCGGCTGCGCGGTGTGGAACGGGACGTGGTTGCGGCGCTCGGTCACCCACCTCGCCTCGACGAGCTCCTCGGCGGGGAAGTCCGAGCACCCGATCGCACCAGGCGCACGGCTTCGTCGTGGTCCGCGTCGCCCCAGGCCCCGAGCATCATGGTGCCCAGGCGCAGTCGGCTGACCGAGACGCCGGTGCGTCCGAGTGTGGTCCTGCGCATAGGTGTCGCTTCCCAACTCGTCGTCATGCGTGGTCCTTTGCCGTCAGCCGTCCTCGCGAGCCGACGGGACCACTCTGCGGCCGTCGCGGACCGCACACCAGGTCCGGCACTTGCTGGGAACCCCGTTCCTGGTACTGCCATGACCAGCCGAGGACGGCCGATCCGGCGGACGAGGGCTGCTGCTCGTCGGCGCGCCCCCACCGTCGGAGGCCGCGCGCGGTCGGCGCGACCTGCCGGGGCGGCCTCGTTAGACTCGGTGGGTATCGGAAGGGAGCCCGTCATGACTCTCATGAACCCGGAGCGCGCGATGACACCGCTGCGCAAGGCCGCCGAGGCCGCTGAAGAAGCCAGTGGCCTGCGGGCCGAGATCATCCGGGGGGTTCTCATGATGTCGCCCACTCCGTGCGGCAAGCACGCCGGGACCATCAACGCGATCAGTAAACAGCTCCTGGGGCAGCTGCCTGCGCATCTGGACGTGTTCCAGGTCGCCTCGGTGCCCCTCCCCGGCGACCCCGACGACTACGCCACCCCCGACCTTCTGATCTGCGACGCGGGGTTCGGCGAGTCCGACGAGTGGCTGGCGGACCCCGGTGACGCGGAACTGGTCGTCGAGGTGGTGTCCAAGGGGAACAGCACCAAGGACACCCGCGACATGGTCGCCTGGTACGCCGACGCGGGCATCCCCGGGTATCTCCTGGTCGATCCGCGCGACGGTACGTGGACCGTGTACTCCGTGCCGCGCGGCGGCGAGTACCAGGCGCGCAGGCACGGCCTGTACGGGGAGGACGTCGAGGTCCCGGATCTCGGGGTGAAGATCGCGACGGGAAGCCTGGCCCGTTACGCCTGAAGCGACCGGTTGCGCCCGAACGGCGACGAGCCCCGCACCTGGGTGCGGGGCTCGTGTGTGCGGCCTCAGGGTTCCCGGGCCGCCTCCCTACAGGCGCTCGGGCGTCCGGATGCCCAGCAGTGCCATGCCCCGGTGCAGGGTGCGGGCGGTCAGGTCGCACAGGAAGAGGCGGTTCTCCACCTGCTGCGGGGTGTCCGCCTTCAGGACCGGGCACTGGTCGTAGAACGTCGTGTAGAGCGACGCCAGCTGGTAGAGGTACGCGGCCAGCTTGTGCGGTGCGTACTCCGCCGCGGCCTCGGCGACCGTCTCGCCGAA is a genomic window containing:
- a CDS encoding glutamyl-tRNA reductase, with the protein product MSLLVVGLSHRSAPVSVLERAALAPEGRGKLLQDVVSAEPATESAVLSTCNRIELYADVDKFHAGVAELSTLLARHSGVGLEELTPYLYVHYEDRAVHHLLSVACGLDSMVVGEGQILGQIKDALAVAQEQHTAGRLLNDLFQQALRVGKRAHSETGIDKAGQSLVTFGLEQLAAVPDVAAWARGKRALVIGAGSMSSLAATTLVRNGVGELAVANRTVARAERLVRTLAEQYGTSLTEPGGPGAATGLTARAVAMEAVEAELARAEIVISCTGASGLVLSGERIAASLAGRDDRMWLLDLAMPRDIDAAAHRIDGARLVDIESLAEASADAPMAADVDTVRGIVAEEVAAFGAAQRAAHITPTVVALRTMAADVVSSEIARLDGRLPDLDDKQRAEITQTVRRVVDKLLHAPTVRVKQLASEPGGAGYADALRELFDLDPQTVAAVSRADTRADQHDAARERA
- the hemC gene encoding hydroxymethylbilane synthase, with product MTDSTMSPLRLGTRRSKLAMAQSGQVAEAVRDLTGRPVELVEITTYGDTSREHLAQIGGTGVFVSALRDALLAGEIDFAVHSLKDLPTAQPAELALAAIPVRVDPRDALIARDGLTFEELPDGARVGTGSPRRMAQLNAWARTLGKRIETVPVRGNVDTRIGFVRKGELDAVVLAAAGLTRIGRIDEATQLLSPDVVLPAPGQGALAIECVASDAHLVAALAELDDPVTRAAVTAERSLLAALEAGCSAPVAALADVQAGEQAVTEMHLRGVVGTLDGSTLVQLSTTGHVPASLDDESVPLRMGRELAVEMLAKGAAGLMGERAL
- a CDS encoding uroporphyrinogen-III synthase, producing the protein MNPTAPNHSASGQVTFLGAGPGDPGLLTLRAVEALASADVLIADPQVLDVVRVHARAQVDTPLQASADEASIPGSPHGVSALRDTANLVMAAARAGKRVIRAVTGDPGLDGYVAEEMLACAAEGIVFEVVPGIAAAVGVPAYAGVPLRDAQGTDVRFIDARSADDRCWSELGTSDATAVVSTSLDSVAAAAGELVAAGRKPDTPMTVTVAGTTTRQRTWTATLGSVAQVLKAAKVLPSPDGGQPVIAVVGERSAAAQRDQLSWFENKPLFGWRVLVPRTKEQAASLSDQLVSYGAVPHEVPTIAVEPPRTPQQMERAVKGLVTGRYEWIAFTSVNAVKAVREKFEEYGLDARAFAGIKVAAVGEQTAKALVAFGVKPDLVPSGEQSAAGLLEDWPPYDPVFDPIDRVFLPRADIATETLVAGLIELGWEVDDVTAYRTVRASPPPAETREAIKGGGFDAVLFTSSSTVRNLVGIAGKPHNVTVIACIGPATAKTAEEHGLRVDVMSPEPSVHKLAEALAEFGAARRDAALEAGDPVTRPSERRPGARRRRATP
- the hemB gene encoding porphobilinogen synthase, which gives rise to MTSYGSFPGARPRRLRTTPAMRRMVAEHRLHPADLILPAFVREGVGAPVPISAMPGVVQHTRDTLRKAAVEAVEAGVAGIMLFGVPEEAKKDAVGSAGTDPDGILQVAIRDVRAEVGDDLVIMSDLCLDEYTDHGHCGVLDAEGRVDNDATLERYAEMAQVQADAGVHVVGPSGMMDGQVGVVRDALDQTGHEDVSILAYTAKYSSAFYGPFREAVGSSLKGDRKTYQQDPANLRESLRELALDLQEGADMVMVKPALPYLDVLAKIADAVDVPVAAYQISGEYAMVEAAAEKGWIDRDSAIMETLTGIKRAGADMILTYWATEVARKLGRH
- a CDS encoding CinY protein; translated protein: MRGRITTGRRLPAFLATAAVTPALLLATARPADAFGTVNAFGQHAEHERITRAALACAPGVPSDGSCFEPRSLGQLAGHSWTFGAVGAPDSDEFLSSAAHCDNADFLDVTGYPQSRQRATAALRTCIAHLQARFRQGLAAAEGTLDTRGRVVASETELRRDCTFTLGLPGRAKCEAMEGFGRALHGVQDFYAHSNWTDRTDRSRPVGLVDPPGLGRSAPSPLLDLSAARPPLPSAVPRNLTTGCFSLLVGACSQRLTHSTLNKDEGFIDPVSGATRAPATARGQAAGNFARAVRGAVADTRRQWKQFREALLQRYGTRRGARIVCVISHDDPVRDCA
- a CDS encoding Uma2 family endonuclease produces the protein MTLMNPERAMTPLRKAAEAAEEASGLRAEIIRGVLMMSPTPCGKHAGTINAISKQLLGQLPAHLDVFQVASVPLPGDPDDYATPDLLICDAGFGESDEWLADPGDAELVVEVVSKGNSTKDTRDMVAWYADAGIPGYLLVDPRDGTWTVYSVPRGGEYQARRHGLYGEDVEVPDLGVKIATGSLARYA